The proteins below come from a single Malus domestica chromosome 03, GDT2T_hap1 genomic window:
- the LOC103424993 gene encoding isoeugenol synthase 1, whose product MLKIPCSLEHCGIFVPSSSCTHFPYIKHNSPYKYQLGRTILMKKVMACENKKILIFGATGYLGKYMVKASVSLGHPTYAYARSIKPSTHPSKLELHKEYEAMGVTIFQGELDEHEKLVAVLRQVDIVISTLPIPQLLQQFKIINAIKDAGNIKRFIPAEFGDDPERASALPPFEAIHENRRVIRRATEAAGIPYTYVCANSFAAYFVDYLLHPREELEEVIVYGTGEAKAVLNYEEDIATYTIKAATDPRAANHVLTCKPQRNIISQLDLISCWEKKKGRMLRRIHIPEQEILNHSKTLPPPDNIRAAIIHSLFIKGQMRIEHTANNLEASELYPDYNYTSIDNFLDICLVDPPKPKLATLT is encoded by the exons ATGCTCAAAATACCATGTAGTTTAGAGCACTGTGGAATTTTTGTTCCATCTTCATCATGCACTCATTTTCCCTATATAAAACACAATAGCCCTTACAAGTATCAGCTGGGAAGAACAATATTAATGAAGAAGGTTATGGCTTGTGAGAACAAGAAGATACTGATATTTGGAGCCACAGGGTACCTAGGCAAGTACATGGTGAAAGCAAGCGTTTCATTGGGCCATCCAACCTATGCTTACGCCCGATCAATCAAACCCAGCACTCACCCTTCCAAGCTTGAGCTGCATAAAGAATATGAAGCCATGGGAGTCACCATCTTCcaa GGTGAACTCGATGAGCACGAAAAGCTAGTCGCAGTGCTTCGACAAGTTGACATTGTAATATCTACATTGCCTATTCCTCAGCTTCTTCAACAGTTCAAAATTATCAACGCCATCAAAGATGCTGGAAATATAAAG AGATTTATTCCGGCAGAGTTTGGAGATGATCCAGAAAGAGCAAGCGCGCTGCCGCCTTTCGAGGCTATACATGAGAATAGAAGGGTGATTAGAAGGGCGACTGAAGCAGCAGGAATTCCGTACACTTATGTGTGTGCAAACTCATTTGCTGCATATTTTGTTGATTATTTGCTTCATCCTCGTGAAGAACTTGAGGAAGTCATTGTTTATGGCACTGGTGAAGCCAAGG CTGTGTTGAATTACGAGGAAGATATAGCCACCTACACAATAAAAGCAGCAACAGATCCAAGGGCAGCCAATCACGTTCTCACTTGTAAACCGCAACGAAACATTATATCTCAGCTGGATTTGATTTCTTGTTGGGAAAAGAAGAAAGGACGGATGCTCAGAAGGATTCATATCCCAGAACAAGAAATCCTCAATCACTCTAAGA CTCTTCCTCCCCCAGACAATATACGTGCAGCAATCATTCACAGCTTATTCATCAAAGGTCAAATGAGGATTGAACACACAGCAAACAACCTAGaggcctcagaattatatcccGATTACAACTACACTTCCATTGATAACTTCCTTGATATTTGCTTGGTTGATCCTCCCAAGCCAAAATTAGCAACATT